Below is a window of Pedobacter africanus DNA.
CATCAAACTTTGCGAAGAAATGGCTGCCAAAGGCGGGGTATTTTTGCCAAGACAGTTTGAAAACCAGTACAACGAGGAAGCGCATGAAAAAACTACGGGTATGGAGATCTGGGAACAATTGAAGCTGAACGGCCTGAAGCCTGATGCTTTTGTTGCAGGCGTTGGCACCGGAGGTACGGTAATGGGTGTAGGAAAAGGCCTAAAAGCCCGTAACCCGGAAATTAAAATCCACCCGCTTGAGCCTGCGGAAAGTCCGACATTGACTACCGGTTATAAAGTGGGCAGTCACCGCATCCAGGGCATTTCTGATGAATTTATTCCTGAGATCGTAAAGCTGGACGAACTGGACGAGGTAATACAGGCCAACGACGGTGATGCCATCATTATGGCGCAGAAACTTGCCAAAGAGCTGGGACTTGCGGTAGGTATCTCATCTGGTGCAAATGTAATAGGGGCCATCAAGTTGAGGGAACAAATGGGCGATAACGCCATAGTAGTGAGCATACTGAGCGACAGTAACAAAAAATACCTGAGCACTGACCTGGTAAAAGAAGAGACCATTAAAGATTCGTTTGTATCTACAGACACTGTATTTACCGGGTACCAGCCAATCTGCCGTTTAAAATAGCTTGTTTTTAGAAAAGAAATATGAAACTAAACCACACCACATTTTTTAATATACGACTGCTGACCTTAGTATTGTTCCTGTTCCTGGGTACATGTACAGCTGTATGGGCGCAAGAGGCCGACACCAGTATGGCCGATATTGAATTTACAGAAATTACGCCGGAAACAACGCCTGCCCCTGCAGATACAGCAGCTGTGGCCCCTGCAAGTACAACGAAAGATAGCTTAAGCAGCGATACT
It encodes the following:
- a CDS encoding PLP-dependent cysteine synthase family protein, which encodes MLAENLEQACLSPDLNNKFQHLWHLVGNTPMLELQYTYKGKAGKVYVKCEHYNLTGSVKDRMALNIMYHAYKSCAIKPGDTIIEATSGNTGIAFAAIGRALGHPVKIIMPNWLSKERIDIIRSMGAEVILISKEQGGFLGSIKLCEEMAAKGGVFLPRQFENQYNEEAHEKTTGMEIWEQLKLNGLKPDAFVAGVGTGGTVMGVGKGLKARNPEIKIHPLEPAESPTLTTGYKVGSHRIQGISDEFIPEIVKLDELDEVIQANDGDAIIMAQKLAKELGLAVGISSGANVIGAIKLREQMGDNAIVVSILSDSNKKYLSTDLVKEETIKDSFVSTDTVFTGYQPICRLK